A region of Ictidomys tridecemlineatus isolate mIctTri1 chromosome 4, mIctTri1.hap1, whole genome shotgun sequence DNA encodes the following proteins:
- the Saxo4 gene encoding stabilizer of axonemal microtubules 4 — MMGKLPLGVVSPYVKMSSGGCTDPLKFYATSYCTAYGREEFKPRMGSHVGTGYKSNYRPVVSYQPHLDTLDSPAMGEQARSNFQSVTSQSYCPLEVPDGTQPLPWNMYQTTSAYGREKPNAGLLTKEVRKVHFDTQDHGAQSITGLEPKEVPLLHQQQGRGSPDWENSRYGPRFMTSEYNSKYLKEPSMQPDLLQKKSIGAKEETGFTEDSAKSPMVFAAPSQALPGDPVLLSNRSVTKSDFLPMTHPHGNEFLPVLARGSERETGYSRANERTLNPRVPPPSPEPSSMSHRPFQPPQRMQQTNVALLGREAVGNKEPTGFSLNNPTYVRSSYDPDRDNRYLTTYNQGYFENIPKGLDREGWTRGSIQPQKMGGYALNQPVTRMEATPNPTESLRRLHPHVGRTLTSVDPFYRDTPHSSRYPASS; from the exons ATGATGGGAAAACTCCCTTTGGGGGTTGTGTCTCCTTATGTGAAGATGAGCTCGGGGGGCTGCACGGACCCCCTGAAATTCTATGCCACCAGTTACTGCACAGCCTATG GTCGGGAGGAATTTAAGCCCCGGATGGGCAGCCACGTAGGCACTGGCTACAAGTCAAACTACCGGCCTGTGGTCTCCTACCAGCCCCACCTGGACACCCTGGACAGCCCCGCCATGGG GGAACAAGCCCGGAGCAACTTCCAGTCCGTGACCAGTCAGAGTTACTGTCCCCTGGAGGTGCCTGATGGCACGCAACCACTACCCTGGAACATGTACCAGACGACCTCTGCCTACGGGCGCGAGAAGCCCAACGCAGGCCTCCTCACCAAGGAG GTCAGGAAGGTCCATTTTGACACCCAGGATCATGGAGCCCAGTCCATCACAGGGCTGGAGCCCAAGGAGGTCCCCCTGCTCCACCAGCAGCAGGGCAGGGGCTCCCCGGATTGGGAGAACTCGCGATAT GGCCCACGCTTCATGACTTCTGAGTACAATTCCAAGTACCTCAAGGAGCCGTCCATGCAGCCAG ATCTTTTGCAGAAGAAATCAATCGGCGCCAAGGAGGAGACCGGCTTCACCGAGGACTCGGCCAAAAGCCCGATGGTCTTTGCTGCTCCTTCCCAGGCCTTGCCCGGGGACCCT GTCCTCCTCTCAAACCGGAGTGTCACCAAGTCGGACTTCCTCCCCATGACTCACCCCCAT GGAAATGAGTTTCTGCCTGTGCTGGCCAGAGGCTCTGAGCGGGAGACAGGCTACAGCAGAGCAAATGAAAGGACCCTGAACCCCAGA GTGCCCCCTCCCAGCCCGGAACCCAGCAGCATGAGCCACCGTCCATTCCAGCCCCCACAGCGGATGCAACAGACCAATGTTGCCCTGCTGGGCCGCGAGGCCGTGGGGAACAAG GAGCCCACAGGATTCAGCCTTAACAACCCCACCTATGTCCGGAGCTCCTATGACCCCGACAGGGATAACCGGTACCTGACCACCTACAATCAAGG GTACTTTGAGAACATCCCCAAGGGCCTGGACCGGGAAGGCTGGACTCGAGGTAGCATCCAGCCTCAGAAGATGGGAGGCTATGCACTCAACCAGCCGGTCACTCGCATGGAGGCCACTCCTAATCCCACAGAGAGCCTGAGGCGCCTGCACCCCCATGTGGGAAG AACCCTGACCTCAGTTGACCCCTTCTACCGAGACACACCTCACAGTAGCCGCTACCCGGCGTCCAGCTGA